One part of the Maridesulfovibrio sp. genome encodes these proteins:
- a CDS encoding chemotaxis protein CheW, whose translation MEGNTLDYIRKERDKELLRKRAEKLALQVSDLDSAECKSENDRDYVFFRLGPEVFCLETSIVKEVLIPDDIVAVPCTPDFHLGVISVRGHLWAVVDLCKFLGMRNGLEAEHPGVVLISSGDAEFCLAVDEIIGVNRILNTDIKSLPSGDDRISEYCLGITGDRRIVLDGSAFLHDESLIVNEFVGSIS comes from the coding sequence ATGGAAGGAAATACACTGGATTATATAAGAAAGGAAAGAGACAAGGAGCTTCTGCGTAAACGGGCCGAGAAGCTGGCCTTGCAGGTTTCTGATCTGGATTCTGCCGAATGTAAAAGTGAAAATGACCGTGATTATGTGTTTTTCCGTTTGGGACCGGAGGTGTTTTGTTTGGAGACTTCTATTGTAAAAGAGGTCTTGATCCCGGACGATATCGTCGCAGTACCCTGCACACCTGATTTTCACCTCGGGGTAATAAGTGTTCGCGGTCACCTTTGGGCTGTTGTAGATCTTTGCAAGTTTTTGGGAATGCGGAATGGATTGGAAGCTGAACATCCGGGTGTGGTCCTGATTTCAAGTGGTGATGCTGAATTTTGCCTTGCAGTTGATGAAATAATTGGAGTCAACCGTATTTTGAATACGGATATCAAGAGTCTGCCTTCTGGTGATGACCGAATTTCTGAATATTGCCTCGGCATTACCGGAGATAGAAGGATTGTGTTGGATGGGTCGGCGTTTTTGCATGATGAATCGTTGATAGTCAATGAGTTTGTGGGCAGCATCAGTTAG
- a CDS encoding lytic transglycosylase domain-containing protein — translation MSRFIIALYVILCGGILFRAMIPADEGREFSPAERHEVQQRMKVADRERIPVRPLFSQVAEEFSLQPEILNAIADYESRYNPWALNIEGRSVYPDSREEALAIIERNRGKSYDLGLMQVNSYWIRKFELSPAEALEPEENLRLGAWILRYCLDSYGYNWRAIGAYHTGSPNNLPGRARAYAVKVMRKYNVLMEKSARSGK, via the coding sequence ATGTCCAGATTTATAATCGCACTTTATGTAATCCTTTGCGGGGGAATTTTGTTTCGTGCGATGATTCCGGCAGATGAAGGACGTGAATTCTCTCCTGCTGAGCGGCATGAAGTGCAGCAGCGCATGAAAGTTGCTGACCGGGAACGTATTCCGGTGCGTCCGCTGTTTTCTCAAGTTGCTGAAGAGTTTTCTTTGCAGCCCGAGATTTTGAATGCCATTGCTGATTATGAGAGTAGATACAATCCGTGGGCCTTGAATATTGAAGGCCGGAGCGTGTATCCTGATTCCCGGGAGGAGGCTCTTGCCATAATTGAAAGAAACCGTGGTAAGAGCTATGATTTAGGCTTGATGCAGGTGAATTCCTACTGGATCAGGAAATTCGAGTTGAGTCCTGCTGAGGCCCTTGAACCGGAAGAAAACCTGCGCCTTGGGGCTTGGATACTGCGTTACTGCCTTGACAGCTACGGCTATAACTGGCGGGCTATCGGGGCCTATCATACCGGCTCTCCGAATAACCTGCCGGGACGGGCAAGGGCATATGCTGTTAAGGTGATGAGAAAATATAATGTGCTCATGGAAAAATCCGCTAGATCCGGGAAGTGA
- the cheB gene encoding chemotaxis-specific protein-glutamate methyltransferase CheB: MIKVLIVDDSATVRTMFADLFEREDDFEVVGCAEDGYSALRMVRDLKPDVVTMDVNLPDCDGFRVTRMIMEETPVPIVIVSAVYSASDAEIGFRLIDTGALAFHDKPGLKNDNFEELMQEIILSARLMSEVKVVKRKSRFRSGREMNSPFPAAREFSPPSFPVKDKVICIGASTGGPQAIKEILMSLPHEFPAPILIVQHMSSGFTEGMVSWLKNNTGHDVRLAAHGDFLRSGVVYFAPEGFHTELSADKRVLLNDAPNVNEIRPSVSVLFHSAARNLGSSVVGVLLTGMGRDGADGLLEIKRRGGYTIAQDKDSSIVFGMPGEAVKLGAALAVLPIGNIGRHLCKLFLEVSEDK, encoded by the coding sequence GTGATCAAGGTTTTGATAGTTGATGACTCGGCAACTGTCCGCACCATGTTTGCAGATCTGTTTGAGCGCGAGGATGATTTTGAAGTGGTCGGCTGTGCCGAAGACGGCTACTCTGCCTTGCGCATGGTCCGGGACTTAAAGCCGGACGTGGTGACCATGGACGTGAACCTTCCCGATTGTGATGGCTTCAGGGTTACACGCATGATCATGGAGGAGACTCCGGTTCCCATCGTAATTGTAAGTGCCGTATATAGCGCTTCTGACGCGGAAATAGGATTCCGGTTGATTGATACCGGAGCCCTTGCTTTTCATGATAAGCCCGGCCTGAAGAATGACAATTTTGAAGAGCTGATGCAGGAGATTATCCTCTCCGCGAGACTGATGTCTGAAGTCAAGGTTGTTAAACGCAAGAGCAGATTCAGAAGTGGCAGGGAAATGAATAGTCCGTTTCCTGCTGCCCGTGAGTTCAGCCCACCTTCCTTTCCTGTCAAAGATAAAGTCATATGTATTGGAGCTTCTACAGGGGGGCCGCAGGCCATTAAAGAAATACTTATGTCTCTGCCCCATGAATTTCCGGCGCCTATTTTAATCGTACAGCATATGTCTTCCGGTTTTACCGAAGGGATGGTCAGCTGGTTGAAAAACAACACCGGGCATGATGTCAGGCTTGCAGCACATGGTGATTTCCTACGGTCCGGTGTGGTTTATTTTGCGCCGGAAGGTTTTCATACAGAACTTTCAGCCGATAAACGCGTCTTGTTGAACGATGCTCCGAATGTAAATGAGATAAGACCATCAGTTTCCGTTCTTTTCCATTCTGCCGCCCGTAATCTAGGCTCATCTGTAGTCGGGGTTCTCCTGACCGGAATGGGGCGCGACGGTGCTGACGGACTGCTTGAGATTAAGCGTCGTGGCGGATATACCATTGCTCAGGATAAAGACAGTTCAATTGTTTTTGGAATGCCGGGGGAGGCTGTTAAGTTAGGTGCTGCGCTGGCCGTTTTACCTATTGGCAACATAGGGAGGCATCTATGCAAGCTTTTTTTAGAGGTGTCGGAGGATAAGTAG
- a CDS encoding tetratricopeptide repeat protein: MRGMSLPMNKDNLFTAGISLSPQDLILYEHTLKDLIQEFLPFESYSLYFPKPPKGQFRSKLEARYSEEEAQLMLPLRLRGRDLCYFIARGVELEAPLALPPYLEALASCSLEKILLYKSSITDRLTGMATRDHFMFKLKKELDLIQNCMMPTTGGCKDPGIPTFSGSVGVVVLDLDYFQRINDRYGYGLGDLIISELAASINEVVPESVICARIFDDKFAFLIPDGRPKACAKLAEELRSLVESFPVKDPVTGDVIKISVSAGYANYPQSLSGPHFKRSADEQARILMRKAAKAVATAKDFGRNCIFAYSDILQKGAKVLEVLPLQRLALSIGQSVDAREGARFLVWSPDYQSGTQARLTEDERISGTYPTMYKAEVVIIEVQEDIAFAEILHLSDPAWPVSEGDRLTLLNEKDSFFDAQAGPEANVSPQRDIVTGLYSYKEFIGRYSRKRQNLDKFSVAVLRLAMNPAEQGGNFQKLTDAQVQKVASRAETFFEDSCMGGRYSLNSLIYFFPEGESDGVMEKVLRLVRECSEDFEIELAAGVASFPFLNFRRSEILENCRKGLDHSLMLEKPMVAQFDSVSLNISADRLYVDGDIYGAIEEFRLALLADSDNILARNSLGICYAQVGKPEQARKQFEEVLDITPKNIMALYNLGWTCQMLGSMSKAREAYEKCLELEPENVFSLVRLGVLSEQDKGLDEAERYYLKAAKLKGGDALTMRHLARISYVRGDMDKAREYLHQALNANHNDASAMNMLARIYLERGEDPQVAEVLARQSAALKPGKPQFWETLANALEVQDKFDEAEQVRSRI; this comes from the coding sequence ATGCGAGGTATGTCCCTGCCTATGAATAAGGATAATCTTTTCACCGCCGGAATAAGTCTTTCCCCGCAGGATCTGATCCTCTACGAGCATACCCTTAAGGACCTCATTCAGGAATTCCTGCCGTTCGAGTCGTACAGCCTCTATTTTCCAAAGCCGCCCAAAGGTCAATTCAGGTCTAAGCTTGAAGCCCGGTACAGTGAGGAAGAGGCCCAGCTAATGCTTCCCCTGCGTTTGCGTGGGCGAGATCTCTGCTATTTCATAGCTAGAGGTGTCGAGCTGGAGGCACCTTTGGCTTTGCCGCCTTATCTCGAAGCCCTGGCTTCCTGTTCGCTTGAGAAAATTCTGCTTTATAAAAGTTCCATCACGGATCGGCTGACCGGGATGGCTACCCGTGATCACTTCATGTTCAAGCTGAAAAAAGAACTGGACCTAATCCAGAACTGCATGATGCCTACTACTGGAGGGTGTAAAGATCCCGGTATTCCTACCTTTAGCGGATCTGTCGGGGTGGTTGTACTTGATTTGGATTATTTTCAGCGCATCAATGACCGCTATGGCTACGGTTTGGGTGATTTAATTATTTCAGAGCTTGCCGCCAGCATTAATGAGGTGGTGCCCGAGTCAGTGATTTGTGCTCGAATTTTTGATGACAAGTTTGCTTTCCTGATCCCGGACGGAAGGCCGAAAGCATGTGCCAAGCTTGCAGAAGAGTTGCGTTCTTTGGTGGAGAGTTTTCCAGTTAAAGATCCGGTTACCGGGGATGTTATCAAGATCAGCGTCAGTGCCGGATACGCCAACTATCCACAGTCCCTTTCCGGTCCGCATTTCAAACGTTCAGCTGACGAGCAGGCCCGTATCCTTATGCGTAAAGCGGCTAAGGCTGTTGCTACGGCTAAAGATTTCGGGCGTAACTGCATTTTTGCTTATTCCGATATTCTCCAGAAAGGTGCTAAGGTTCTTGAAGTCCTGCCATTGCAGCGTCTGGCTCTGTCCATCGGGCAGAGTGTTGATGCCAGAGAGGGCGCGCGTTTTTTGGTCTGGTCTCCGGATTACCAGTCCGGCACACAGGCCCGCCTTACCGAGGATGAGCGTATTTCAGGCACCTATCCGACTATGTACAAAGCCGAGGTTGTTATCATTGAAGTGCAGGAGGATATTGCTTTCGCTGAAATCCTGCATTTGAGTGATCCGGCATGGCCGGTTAGCGAGGGCGACCGGTTGACTCTTCTTAACGAGAAAGACAGTTTTTTTGATGCTCAGGCCGGACCTGAGGCCAATGTTTCCCCGCAAAGGGACATAGTTACCGGTTTGTATAGTTATAAGGAATTTATCGGCCGCTACAGCCGTAAGCGCCAGAATCTTGATAAATTCTCCGTTGCTGTACTGCGACTGGCAATGAACCCGGCCGAGCAGGGTGGTAATTTCCAGAAACTGACTGACGCACAGGTCCAGAAAGTGGCCTCAAGAGCAGAGACTTTCTTTGAAGACTCCTGCATGGGCGGACGGTACAGCTTGAACAGCCTTATCTACTTTTTCCCGGAAGGGGAATCAGACGGAGTAATGGAGAAAGTTCTGCGGCTGGTACGTGAATGTTCGGAAGATTTTGAGATTGAACTTGCAGCCGGAGTGGCTTCATTTCCGTTTCTTAATTTCCGACGTAGTGAAATTCTTGAGAACTGCCGCAAGGGACTAGACCATTCACTTATGCTGGAAAAACCTATGGTGGCCCAGTTTGATTCGGTTTCACTGAATATTTCAGCTGACCGCCTGTATGTCGATGGCGATATTTACGGAGCAATTGAGGAGTTTCGTCTTGCACTGCTGGCTGATTCCGATAACATCCTTGCCCGTAACTCTCTTGGTATTTGCTACGCTCAGGTCGGCAAACCGGAGCAGGCCCGCAAGCAGTTTGAGGAAGTTCTCGACATCACACCCAAAAACATTATGGCTTTATACAACCTCGGTTGGACCTGTCAGATGCTGGGCAGCATGAGTAAAGCGCGTGAAGCCTATGAAAAATGCCTTGAGCTGGAACCGGAAAATGTATTCTCCCTTGTGCGTCTCGGGGTGCTGTCCGAACAGGACAAGGGGCTTGATGAAGCCGAGCGGTACTATCTGAAGGCGGCCAAGCTGAAGGGGGGGGATGCGCTGACCATGCGTCATCTGGCCCGCATTTCATATGTCCGCGGTGATATGGACAAGGCCCGTGAATATTTGCATCAGGCTCTGAACGCCAACCATAATGATGCTTCAGCAATGAACATGCTGGCCCGTATCTATCTTGAGCGCGGTGAAGATCCACAGGTTGCCGAAGTCCTTGCCCGCCAGAGTGCAGCCCTTAAACCCGGTAAGCCGCAGTTCTGGGAAACGCTTGCTAATGCCTTGGAGGTTCAGGATAAATTTGACGAAGCCGAACAAGTCAGGTCCAGAATTTAG
- a CDS encoding CheR family methyltransferase: MNSALTDDRISKLADMVRQNYGLDFSMERWNDLRSAVVRFHNENKFFSTAAESLDYIISPEARSQDIEQFINSLTIGETFFFRDTKALKALEYEILRKLNGKGRGINGAIRIWSTACATGEEPYTLAMICRRSGLTAEIFGTDIDSRALIKAREGCYRRWSFRSEDKGFRDVFFRKVGANSYLIDSTIKNMVNLSRLNLMDASVPASLADMDVVLCRNVLMYFSPKGVQGVLDKLWDCLSPGGWLIVTPSESALLTSHGRFEPVNITDVLFFRKNEHYKPKALAFSADFSLDAQDSPMPFSDCPPAADLPSGNTFSTECTEGGEPDPGVAPVDIATSITTTEAADGSRLLEQAHLLRGKGDLSGAEEVYKKLIDQDYSRRVCLPALLGIAELKVDSGFTDEARIWCERAVELDRVNPHSHFLLGQIFLQQGARDRAVSEMRNAVFLDSGFIMAHVLLGNIYFESNDKNAALRHFRIALQELDKMDQDEQVPFSDSRTAGRLQEMVRLVRDSIG; this comes from the coding sequence ATGAATAGTGCCCTGACTGATGACAGGATAAGTAAACTGGCGGATATGGTCCGGCAGAATTACGGACTGGATTTTTCCATGGAAAGGTGGAACGACCTGCGTAGCGCTGTGGTCCGGTTTCATAATGAAAATAAATTTTTCAGTACAGCAGCAGAGAGCCTTGATTATATCATTTCCCCGGAAGCACGTAGTCAGGATATTGAGCAGTTTATTAACAGCCTGACCATTGGCGAGACTTTTTTTTTCCGTGATACGAAAGCGCTGAAGGCCCTTGAATATGAAATTTTGCGTAAACTGAATGGTAAAGGCCGCGGCATTAACGGAGCCATAAGAATTTGGTCCACTGCCTGCGCCACTGGTGAAGAACCCTACACTTTGGCTATGATCTGCCGGCGATCTGGATTAACTGCTGAAATCTTTGGAACTGACATCGACAGCAGGGCTTTGATTAAGGCTCGTGAAGGATGTTACCGCAGATGGTCATTCCGCTCAGAAGATAAAGGATTTCGGGATGTTTTTTTCAGGAAAGTCGGGGCTAATTCATATCTCATTGACTCCACAATTAAAAATATGGTCAACCTTTCGCGGTTGAATCTCATGGATGCTTCTGTTCCTGCTTCGCTGGCAGATATGGACGTAGTTCTTTGCCGCAATGTGCTTATGTATTTTTCCCCAAAAGGGGTGCAAGGAGTACTGGATAAACTCTGGGATTGTCTCAGTCCCGGCGGATGGCTTATCGTTACGCCCAGTGAATCGGCGCTTTTGACATCTCACGGCAGGTTCGAGCCGGTTAATATTACAGATGTTCTTTTTTTTAGGAAGAACGAGCATTACAAGCCGAAGGCTCTGGCATTTTCTGCTGATTTTAGTCTGGATGCCCAAGACTCGCCTATGCCGTTTTCCGACTGCCCTCCGGCTGCTGATCTTCCTTCCGGAAATACATTTAGTACAGAATGCACGGAGGGGGGCGAGCCGGACCCGGGGGTTGCTCCTGTAGATATTGCAACAAGCATCACAACAACAGAAGCGGCTGATGGCAGCAGACTTCTTGAGCAGGCACATTTGCTCCGAGGGAAGGGTGATTTGTCCGGGGCCGAAGAGGTGTATAAAAAGCTTATTGATCAAGATTACAGTCGCCGTGTCTGCCTGCCCGCTCTTCTTGGTATTGCGGAATTAAAAGTTGATTCCGGTTTTACTGATGAAGCCCGCATATGGTGCGAAAGGGCGGTTGAATTGGACCGTGTTAATCCGCATTCGCATTTTTTGCTTGGGCAGATTTTTTTACAGCAGGGAGCCCGGGACCGGGCTGTTTCCGAAATGCGTAATGCTGTCTTTCTGGATAGCGGTTTCATTATGGCGCATGTGCTGCTTGGCAATATATATTTTGAGAGCAATGATAAGAATGCCGCCCTTAGGCATTTCAGGATTGCTTTGCAGGAACTGGATAAAATGGATCAGGATGAACAGGTTCCCTTTTCCGACAGCAGAACAGCTGGAAGGTTGCAGGAGATGGTTCGATTGGTGCGGGACAGCATAGGTTAG
- a CDS encoding response regulator — protein sequence MSKISGDLKQRLLNAFRGESSDRMRVLSSDFMRLEKGCSREDLALVVESSYRELHSLKGAARAVGLILVEDFCQTFESFFSVLKKQELTPSSKTCSLMLGWLDILEDLLRDEDDSADASASPQMLLAISRMKEMTESPVQIEKDDNSVPGPAAVKKNSNLANYGAEQGAVASSDAVQPEVHEREQKSRQESGLESKKSDNAHLSAGMGDTVRVSSSSLTGLLLQTEELISSRNSQKNRVREISELGNSFKSFLNLFSSYSEGLTSEVSEDEVKLQGQITDFLEGFSKKIELLNASARKAEWDLTSKVDALLNDFKDSMLLPFSSLLEVFPHMVRNLSLEQGKECRLEVSGENVRIDRRILEMLHDPLMHMIRNSIDHGIEPNEERLARGKSQAGSINFSITKTDRDVVKIVYSDDGRGINQERLKAVAVSRGLISAEEAEKMDRRSALELIFISGMSTSEIITDISGRGLGMAIVRDKIESFGGSIILASPKGKGLRIVLNIPVALTSFRGIVVESAGRLCVVPKSGIRKVMLVRQHDILTTGGKETVFAFGRPLPLVRLDDILELEHKENKADAVAVLVMGKGRKSVAISVDDLHGEQEVMSKGMGPLLRRVRNVSGFSMLGSGELAPILHSPDMVRSALTIHASGRVRSAVHRQERKRVKTVLVAEDSITSRMLLKNVLEAAGYHVITAIDGLDALQKIEDSIPDVLVSDVEMPHMDGFTLTSKVRKMDSCSSLPIILVTSLGSPKDREHGVEAGADAYIIKSDFDQGNLLDVISRLAG from the coding sequence ATGTCCAAGATCAGTGGTGACCTGAAGCAGAGGCTGCTTAATGCGTTCAGGGGAGAGAGCTCCGACCGGATGCGTGTGCTTTCCTCGGATTTTATGCGTTTGGAAAAAGGATGCAGCAGGGAAGATCTTGCTTTGGTTGTCGAGTCCTCATACCGCGAGCTGCACAGCCTGAAGGGGGCTGCAAGGGCAGTAGGTTTGATCTTGGTGGAAGATTTCTGTCAGACGTTTGAATCTTTTTTCTCTGTACTGAAAAAACAGGAGCTGACCCCTTCTTCCAAAACATGTTCACTCATGCTGGGTTGGCTTGATATTTTGGAGGACCTTTTGCGGGATGAGGATGATTCCGCTGATGCTTCTGCTTCCCCGCAGATGTTGCTTGCCATTTCGCGGATGAAGGAGATGACTGAGTCTCCCGTTCAGATTGAGAAAGACGATAATTCCGTTCCTGGTCCTGCTGCTGTCAAAAAGAATAGTAACCTTGCTAATTATGGTGCAGAGCAGGGCGCTGTTGCTTCATCCGATGCCGTTCAACCAGAAGTACATGAACGCGAACAAAAATCTCGGCAGGAGTCGGGATTAGAATCCAAGAAAAGTGATAATGCCCATTTGTCAGCAGGTATGGGCGATACGGTCAGGGTCAGTTCTTCTTCTCTGACCGGTCTGCTTTTGCAGACCGAAGAATTGATTTCGTCGCGTAATTCTCAGAAAAACAGGGTCAGGGAAATTTCTGAATTAGGTAATTCTTTCAAGAGTTTTTTAAATCTTTTTAGCAGCTATAGTGAAGGACTCACTTCAGAAGTGTCCGAAGATGAGGTAAAGCTGCAGGGGCAGATAACGGATTTTTTGGAAGGTTTTTCCAAAAAGATCGAATTACTGAATGCTTCAGCCCGTAAAGCGGAGTGGGATCTTACTTCCAAGGTTGATGCTTTGCTTAATGATTTTAAGGATTCAATGCTATTGCCATTTTCCTCTTTGCTGGAAGTTTTTCCGCATATGGTCCGTAATTTGAGTCTGGAGCAGGGTAAGGAGTGCCGCCTTGAAGTCAGCGGGGAAAATGTTCGGATTGACCGCCGTATCCTTGAAATGCTTCATGATCCGCTAATGCACATGATTAGAAATTCCATTGACCACGGAATAGAACCCAATGAGGAGCGGCTAGCCAGAGGAAAATCTCAGGCTGGAAGTATTAATTTTTCCATTACAAAGACAGACCGCGATGTGGTCAAAATTGTTTACAGTGACGATGGGCGGGGAATCAATCAGGAGCGGTTGAAGGCTGTCGCAGTTAGCCGGGGGCTGATTTCAGCCGAGGAAGCGGAAAAAATGGACCGGCGTTCCGCGCTGGAACTTATTTTTATTTCCGGTATGTCGACCAGTGAAATTATAACAGATATTTCCGGACGTGGCTTGGGAATGGCTATTGTCCGTGATAAGATTGAATCTTTTGGCGGAAGTATAATTCTAGCCAGTCCCAAGGGAAAAGGACTCAGGATTGTCCTCAATATTCCGGTTGCCCTGACTTCATTCAGGGGAATTGTTGTGGAGTCTGCCGGGAGGTTGTGCGTAGTCCCTAAATCCGGCATCCGTAAAGTTATGCTCGTGCGTCAGCATGATATTCTCACTACCGGTGGAAAGGAGACAGTTTTTGCTTTCGGAAGGCCTCTTCCGCTGGTGAGGCTGGATGATATTTTGGAATTGGAGCATAAGGAGAATAAAGCTGATGCTGTCGCGGTCCTTGTTATGGGCAAAGGCAGAAAAAGCGTGGCTATCAGTGTTGATGATCTGCACGGTGAGCAGGAAGTTATGTCCAAAGGAATGGGTCCCTTATTGAGAAGGGTTCGTAATGTCTCCGGTTTTTCGATGCTTGGTTCTGGAGAACTTGCTCCCATATTGCACTCTCCTGATATGGTTCGCAGTGCCTTGACCATCCATGCCAGTGGCCGGGTTCGGTCGGCAGTACACAGGCAGGAGAGAAAGAGAGTTAAAACCGTGCTTGTGGCAGAGGATTCAATAACTTCGCGTATGCTGCTTAAAAATGTCCTCGAAGCAGCCGGGTACCATGTTATTACCGCCATAGACGGGCTTGACGCCTTGCAGAAGATAGAGGATTCCATTCCGGACGTTCTTGTCTCTGATGTGGAGATGCCGCATATGGACGGTTTTACTTTGACTTCCAAGGTTAGGAAAATGGACAGCTGTTCAAGCCTGCCGATCATTCTGGTTACGTCATTGGGGTCTCCAAAAGATCGGGAGCACGGAGTAGAGGCCGGTGCGGATGCATATATTATCAAATCAGATTTTGATCAGGGCAACTTGCTGGATGTAATCTCGCGTCTTGCAGGATAA
- a CDS encoding chemotaxis protein CheW, which translates to MKINDYIIFEVDAVRFGLPSVMVDRVERAVMITPVPEAPDPVLGVVNDGGDIVPVLGLRSRLGTEERDVILSDRLIFSSVNGRRMALLADGICDVLEIKPDSVQNADEVWPGVSFLKSFAGLGADVVLVQDMGALLDPEQFLTLSNALAAMSEESPVNE; encoded by the coding sequence ATGAAAATCAATGATTACATCATCTTTGAGGTTGATGCCGTTAGATTCGGCCTGCCTTCTGTAATGGTTGACCGGGTCGAGCGCGCTGTCATGATCACTCCCGTTCCGGAAGCTCCGGACCCTGTGCTCGGTGTAGTCAATGACGGCGGTGACATTGTTCCGGTGCTTGGCCTGCGCAGCAGGCTAGGGACTGAGGAACGCGATGTAATTCTAAGTGATCGGTTGATATTCAGTTCTGTAAATGGACGGCGCATGGCACTTCTTGCGGATGGAATCTGTGATGTTTTGGAGATCAAACCTGACTCAGTGCAGAATGCAGATGAAGTCTGGCCAGGTGTCTCCTTCTTGAAATCCTTTGCCGGATTGGGGGCTGATGTGGTGCTGGTGCAGGATATGGGGGCGCTGCTTGATCCGGAGCAGTTTCTAACATTGAGTAACGCTCTGGCTGCAATGTCAGAGGAGTCCCCGGTCAATGAATAG